The Salvelinus fontinalis isolate EN_2023a chromosome 24, ASM2944872v1, whole genome shotgun sequence genome has a segment encoding these proteins:
- the LOC129822434 gene encoding extracellular calcium-sensing receptor-like produces MSLLFLWSLSSSLTVSLSSSLATDSECALLSGFDPGFVADGDFVIGGIFPLHYNQEMPDVNYTYQPTAVKCNGFDPRAFRWAQTMRLAVEEINQSVQLLPNHMLGYKIFDSCAYPLTGQRAALAMLNGLGQAHMCSGASPLLAVIGESGSAQSIVVSRILQPFKIPMISYFSSCACLGDRRKYPTFFRVIPNDDYQVKAMAQLLVRYDWRWVGVVRGDHEYGHFALQGLLRELKGTGVCVAYQEMIPLLYNQQRALEIIEVMRSSTARVVVVFSAEGEMTPFLKDYMAQNITGIQWVASEAWVTASLFTTSEYFPYLGGTIGFGIRQGNIPGLRDYLQTVNPRRYPSNPLVQQLWEALYGCSPSLSPSSPLMLPCSGQETLLEQHSAYMNTSSPRVAYNVYKAVYAIAHSLHNLLHCPAGAGPFHNRSCAHSTNVHPWQLQHYLQEVAFYISGEEVNFDLKGDSIPYYDIINWQRGSGGNMEFINVGLFDGAKDSGKELVIQEEKIVWAGHQSKLVVSVCSASCAPGSRKAVRRGEPLCCFDCVPCDSGKISYQTDSIDCTECPEDYWSNADGTMCIPKVVEFLSHDAMGIALTVIAVVGACLTVFVLAVFLHHRTTPIVRVNNSELSFFILLSLILCFLCALMFIGEPTSWSCMLRHTAFSITFSLCISCILGKTLVVLAAFTAARPGNNIMKWLGPKQQRVIIFSCTLVQVLICAAWLMAAPPYPSRNIQDQRSKIILECSVGSQLAFWCVLGYIGLLACLCFILAFLARKLPGNFNEAKFITFSMLIFCAVWISFIPAYVSSPGKYTVAVEIFAILASSFGLLFCLFAPKCYIILLKPEKNTKQHLMGNKK; encoded by the exons ATGTCTCTGCTGTTCTTGTGGTCtctatcttcctccctcacagTCAGCCTGTCCTCCAGCCTAGCCACAGACTCAGAGTGTGCTCTGCTGAGTGGCTTTGATCCTGGGTTCGTGGCTGATGGTGACTTTGTCATTGGGGGTATTTTCCCCCTGCACTACAACCAGGAGATGCCAGACGTCAACTACACCTACCAACCAACAGCAGTCAAGTGCAATGG GTTTGATCCGAGGGCTTTCCGCTGGGCTCAGACCATGAGGCTGGCGGTGGAGGAGATCAACCAGAGTGTGCAGCTGCTGCCCAACCACATGCTTGGCTACAAGATCTTTGACTCATGTGCCTATCCTCTGACAGGGCAGAGGGCTGCTCTGGCAATGTTGAACGGACTGGGCCAGGCTCACATGTGTTCTGGTGCCTCTCCTCTTCTGGCTGTTATCGGAGAATCCGGTTCTGCGCAGTCTATTGTCGTATCCAGAATCCTGCAGCCCTTTAAAATACCCATG ATCAGCTACTTCTCGTCGTGCGCGTGCCTCGGTGACAGGAGGAAGTACCCCACTTTCTTCAGAGTAATCCCCAACGATGACTACCAG GTGAAGGCTATGGCTCAGCTGCTGGTGCGGTATGACTGGCGCTGGGTGGGGGTGGTACGTGGGGACCATGAATATGGGCACTTCGCCCTACAAGGGCTGCTGAGGGAGCTAAAGGGGacgggtgtgtgtgtggcctacCAGGAGATGATCCCTCTGCTCTACAATCAGCAGAGGGCCCTGGAGATCATAGAg gtcatgcgtAGCTCCACAGCCAGGGTAGTGGTGGTGTTCTCTGCCGAGGGGGAAATGACCCCCTTCCTGAAGGACTACATGGCACAGAACATCACAGGCATCCAGTGGGTGGCCAGTGAGGCCTGGGTCACTGCCTCTCTCTTCACCACCAGCGAGTACTTCCCCTACCTGGGGGGCACCATCGGCTTTGGGATCAGGCAGGGAAATATCCCAGGGCTCAGGGACTACCTGCAGACGGTGAACCCCCGCAGGTACCCCTCTAACCCCCTGGTGCAGCAGCTGTGGGAGGCTCTGTAcggctgctctccctctctgtccccctccagccCCCTGATGCTCCCCTGCTCAGGGCAGGAGACTCTTCTGGAGCAGCACTCAGCCTACATGAACACCTCCAGCCCCAGAGTGGCCTATAATGTGTACAAGGCTGTGTACGCCATCGCTCACTCACTGCACAACCTCCTCCACTGCCCGGCTGGGGCAGGACCCTTCCACAACCGCTCCTGCGCTCACAGCACCAACGTTCACCCCTGGCAG CTGCAGCACTATCTACAAGAAGTTGCCTTTTACATTTCTGGGGAGGAGGTGAACTTTGACCTGAAAGGGGATTCCATCCCGTACTATGACATCATCAACTGGCAGAGGGGCTCGGGTGGGAACATGGAGTTCATCAACGTCGGCCTGTTCGACGGAGCAAAGGACTCTGGGAAGGAGTTGGTGATCCAGGAGGAGAAGATCGTGTGGGCGGGGCATCAGAGCAAG CTGGTGGTCTCCGTGTGCAGTGCCAGCTGTGCTCCAGGATCCAGGAAGGCTGTCCGTCGTGGGGAACCTCTGTGCTGCTTTGACTGTGTACCATGTGACAGCGGCAAGATTAGTTATCAGACAG ATTCTATAGACTGCACAGAATGTCCCGAGGACTACTGGTCAAACGCTGATGGAACAATGTGCATCCCCAAAGTGGTGGAGTTCCTTTCCCATGATGCAATGGGGATAGCCCTGACGGTGATCGCTGTAGTGGGCGCCTGTCTGACCGTGTTCGTCCTGGCAGTCTTCCTCCATCACAGGACCACTCCCATCGTCCGCGTCAACAACTCTGAGCTGAGTTTCTTTATCCTTCTCTCCCTGATTCTGTGCTTCCTGTGTGCGCTGATGTTCATCGGGGAGCCCACCTCCTGGTCCTGCATGCTGCGCCACACTGCCTTCAGCATCACCTTCTCCCTCTGCATCTCCTGCATCCTGGGCAAGACTCTGGTGGTCCTGGCAGCCTTCACTGCCGCCAGGCCTGGGAACAACATTATGAAGTGGCTGGGGCCCAAACAGCAGAGGGTCATCATATTCTCCTGCACCCTGGTTCAGGTGCTGATCTGTGCTGCCTGGCTCATGGctgcccctccctacccctccagaAATATCCAGGACCAACGCTCTAAAATCATTCTGGAGTGCAGTGTGGGCTCCCAACTGGCCTTCTGGTGCGTTCTGGGATACATTGGCCTCTTGGCCTGTCTGTGCTTCATCCTGGCATTTCTGGCCCGGAAACTGCCAGGCAACTTTAATGAGGCCAAGTTCATCACCTTCAGCATGCTGATCTTCTGTGCCGTGTGGATCTCCTTCATCCCTGCCTACGTCAGCTCTCCTGGGAAGTACACAGTAGCTGTAGAGATCTTTGCCATCCTGGCCTCCAGCTTTgggctgctgttctgtctgttTGCTCCAAAGTGTTACATCATCCTCCTGAAGCCAGAGAAGAACACTAAACAACATCTCATGGGAAATAAAAAGTAG
- the LOC129822433 gene encoding extracellular calcium-sensing receptor-like, with product MILNSSSLSLLLNYSSASSSSSSCRLREQFSLNGMYQKGDVILGGLFEVHYFTMSPELSFTSEPQQLYCEGFTSSGFQQAQTMAFAVNEINRDPDLLPNITLGYQLYDNCLKLGVSLRAAMSLASGTEEEFLLDETCSGPPPVLGIVGDPGSTHSIAISSVLGLFRVPMVSHYSTCSCLSNRGKYPSFFRTIPSDAFQVRAMIQILRRLGWTWVGLVFSDDDYGVHAARSFQSSLAESGGCVAYSQVLPKDNRPTELQRIVGEIKSSSARVVVVFSNEAYLLPLVDEVVVQNVKGLQWIASEAWSTSSVFHTLRLMPYLGGTLGIAIRRGEIPGLRDYLLSIRPDDQLANNPGKNMGKVRQFWEAVFECRLEPPAGWVEAGGDVCTGQEDLRDVETNYGDVSELRPEYNVYKAVYALAHALHDLLQCVPGRGPFSGHRCASLQRLEPWQLVHYLERVNFTTGFGDRVSFDDNGDALAIYDIMNWAWLQDGSVQVENVGVIDESAPAGQELTLDEDRIFWNFESKKPPRSVCSESCPPGTRVARKKGEPVCCFDCISCAEGEVSNTTDSAKCSRCPEDFWSSPKRDLCIPKGVEFLSYQESLGISLMTASLLGALICAVVLGIFTRYRNTPVVKANNSELSFLLLLSLKLCFLCSLLFIGRPRLWTCQLRHAAFGISFVLCVSCILVKTMVVLAVFRTSKPGGNASLKWFGAGQQRGTVLVLTSFQAAICTAWLVSASPTPHKNTRYHNDKIVYECVVGSVAGFGALLGYIGLLAFLSFLLAFLARNLPDNFNEAKFITFSMLIFCAVWISFVPAYVSSPGMYADAVEIFAILASSFGLLVALFGPKCYIILLRPERNTKKALMGRATTKT from the exons ATGATACTGAACTCCTCATCTCTGAGCCTTCTATTGAACTACTCCTctgcctcatcctcctcctcgtcctgtcGTCTGCGGGAGCAGTTCAGTCTGAATGGGATGTACCAGAAGGGTGATGTGATTCTGGGAGGTCTGTTTGAGGTCCACTACTTCACTATGTCCCCTGAGCTATCTTTCACATCAGAACCCCAGCAGCTCTACTGTGAGGG TTTTACCAGTTCTGGTTTCCAGCAGGCCCAGACTATGGCGTTTGCTGTAAATGAGATCAACAGAGACCCTGACCTTCTGCCAAACATCACGCTCGGATACCAGCTTTACGACAACTGCCTGAAGCTGGGAGTATCGCTCCGTGCTGCCATGTCATTGGCCAGTGGGACAGAGGAAGAGTTCCTATTGGATGAGACTTGTTCTGGGCCACCCCCGGTGCTAGGGATTGTGGGAGACCCAGGGTCCACACACTCCATCGCCATCTCCAGTGTCCTAGGGCTGTTCCGGGTTCCCATG GTGAGTCACTACTCCACTTGTTCCTGTCTGAGCAACCGGGGAAAATACCCATCCTTCTTCAGAACCATCCCCAGTGACGCCTTCCAG GTGCGAGCCATGATCCAGATCCTACGTCGTTTGGGTTGGACCTGGGTGGGACTGGTGTTCAGTGATGATGACTACGGAGTTCATGCTGCCCGGTCATTCCAGTCAAGCCTGGCCGAGTCAGGGGGCTGTGTGGCCTATTCCCAGGTGTTGCCCAAAGACAACCGCCCCACAGAGCTGCAGAGGATCGTGGGAGAGATCAAGAGCTCCTCTGCtcgtgtggtggtggtgttctccaatGAGGCCTACCTGCTCCCTCTGGTGGACGAG GTGGTGGTGCAGAATGTGAAGGGTCTCCAGTGGATTGCCAGTGAAGCCTGGAGCACTTCCTCTGTGTTTCACACCCTCCGTCTCATGCCATACCTGGGGGGTACCCTGGGTATCGCCATCCGTCGTGGAGAGATACCCGGACTCAGGGACTACTTGCTTAGCATCCGCCCCGACGACCAACTTGCCAATAACCCCGGAAAAAATATG GGTAAGGTGAGACAGTTCTGGGAGGCTGTGTTTGAGTGCAGGTTGGAGCCCCCAGCAGGTTGGGTGGAGGCTGGGGGTGATGTATGTACAGGTCAGGAGGACCTGAGGGATGTGGAGACTAACTATGGGGACGTGTCTGAACTCAGGCCGGAGTATAACGTGTATAAGGCAGTGTACGCCCTGGCCCATGCCCTGCATGATCTACTGCAGTGTGTGCCAGGGAGAGGACCTTTCAGTGGGCACCGCTGTGCCAGCCTACAGAGACTGGAGCCCTGGCAG CTGGTCCATTACCTGGAGAGGGTTAATTTCACCACAGGGTTTGGCGATCGCGTTTCTTTCGATGACAACGGGGACGCCCTGGCCATCTATGACATCATGAACTGGGCGTGGCTCCAGGACGGGAGCGTTCAGGTGGAGAATGTGGGTGTGATAGACGAATCAGCCCCCGCAGGACAAGAGCTGACATTGGACGAGGAtagaattttctggaattttgagTCAAAAAAG CCCCCACGATCAGTGTGCAGTGAGAGCTGTCCCCCAGGCACCCGTGTAGCCAGGAAGAAGGGGGAGCCTGTTTGCTGCTTCGACTGCATCTCCTGTGCTGAGGGAGAGGTCAGCAACACAACAG ACTCAGCCAAGTGCTCGAGATGTCCAGAGGACTTCTGGTCCAGCCCGAAGCGTGACCTCTGCATCCCTAAGGGGGTTGAGTTCCTCTCCTACCAGGAATCACTGGGCATCTCCTTGATGACCGCCTCGTTGCTAGGAGCCCTCATCTGTGCAGTGGTCCTCGGAATCTTCACCCGCTACCGGAACACGCCTGTTGTCAAGGCCAACAACTCTGAGCTGAGCTTCCTGCTTCTGCTGTCACTCAAACTCTGCTTCCTGTGCTCGCTGCTGTTCATTGGCCGGCCCCGGCTGTGGACGTGTCAGCTGAGGCATGCAGCATTTGGTATCAGCTTTGTTCTCTGTGTCTCCTGTATACTGGTGAAGACAATGGTGGTGCTGGCTGTGTTTAGGACCTCTAAGCCCGGGGGCAATGCCAGCCTGAAGTGGTTTGGTGCTGGGCAGCAGAGAGGAACAGTCCTGGTTCTCACCTCATTCCAGGCTGCTATCTGCACAGCCTGGCTGGTTTCAGCCTCTCCAACTCCACACAAAAACACGCGCTACCATAATGATAAgattgtatatgagtgtgtggtgGGGTCGGTAGCAGGGTTCGGAGCGTTGTTAGGCTACATCGGCCTCCTGGCGTTCCTTAGCTTCCTCTTGGCTTTCCTGGCCAGGAACCTTCCAGACAACTTCAACGAGGCCAAGTTCATCACCTTCAGCATGCTGATCTTCTGTGCCGTGTGGATCTCCTTCGTCCCTGCCTACGTCAGCTCTCCTGGGATGTACGCAGACGCTGTGGAGATATTCGCCATCTTAGCTTCCAGCTTTGGCCTCCTGGTGGCTCTCTTCGGCCCAAAGTGTTACATCATCCTGCTGAGGCCAGAGAGGAACACCAAGAAGGCTCTGATGGGCCGGGCCACAACCAAAACATAG
- the LOC129822545 gene encoding vomeronasal type-2 receptor 26-like: protein MQCDRCPLEFWSNSHLTACVPRQLEFLSFNDVIGVTLTTVAVCGTVSTVSVFVFFVYHRNTSLVIICAVWLSVSSPLPYRDLGLKGSKVILECEVGPVVGFSLVLGYIGLLASLCLFLALLPRKLPDIFKEAKFNTFSMLIFCAVWISFVPAYISSPGKYADCSASSHQRVTSSS, encoded by the exons ATGCAATGTGACCGCTGTCCTCTGGAGTTCTGGTCCAACAGCCATCTGACCGCCTGCGTCCCTCGTCAGCTCGAGTTCCTCTCTTTCAACGACGTCATCGGCGTCACCCTGACCACTGTTGCCGTGTGCGGCACTGTgtcaacagtgtctgtgtttgtgttctttgTGTACCACCGCAACACCTCTCTG GTGATCATCTGTGCCGTGTGGCTGTCCGTGAGCTCTCCTCTGCCTTACCGTGACCTAGGCCTCAAGGGGTCAAAGGTCATCCTGGAGTGTGAGGTTGGCCCTGTGGTCGGTTTCTCTCTGGTGCTGGGCTACATCGGCCTGCtggcctccctctgtctcttcttaGCCTTACTGCCCAGGAAACTCCCAGACATCTTCAAGGAAGCCAAGTTCAACACCTTCAGCATGCTGATCTTCTGTGCTGTGTGGATTTCATTCGTCCCTGCCTACATCAGCTCTCCTGGGAAGTACGCAGACTGCTCTGCATCTTCGCACCAAAGAGTTACATCATCCTCCTGA